One Setaria viridis chromosome 5, Setaria_viridis_v4.0, whole genome shotgun sequence genomic region harbors:
- the LOC117857968 gene encoding phosphatidylglycerophosphate phosphatase PTPMT1-like, with protein MRIRELRDGLEVEDDERGEEARGGGEVVAVVRLKAKCALVGAGARFLFYPTLLYNIVRNRFEPEFRWWDSVDQYVLLGAVLFPSDVPRLKQLGVRGVVTLNEPYETLVPTSLYQGMKCKVVAPMSTIRPEGDDAPL; from the exons aTGAGGATTCGGGAGCTCCGTGATGggctggaggtggaggacgatgagcggggggaggaggcgaggggcggcggcgaggtggtcgCGGTTGTGCGGTTGAAGGCCAAGTGCgcgctcgtcggcgccggcgcgaggTTCCTGTTCTACCCCACGTTGCTCTACAACATCGTCCGCAACCGGTTCGAGCCCGAGTTCCGCTGGTGGGATAGCGTCGACCAG TATGTTTTGCTAGGTGCTGTTCTGTTCCCTAGCGATGTTCCACGCCTGAAGCAACTTGGAGTTAGAGGAGTTGTCACACTGAATGAACCCTATGAAACTCTGGTTCCAACATCCCTATACCAG GGAATGAAATGCAAGGTGGTAGCACCTATGTCCACTATAAGGCCGGAAGGGGACGACGCACCACTATAG